The Gordonia sp. KTR9 genome contains a region encoding:
- a CDS encoding acyl-CoA thioesterase domain-containing protein yields the protein MTDIAYFEPISGTGGADRGIRYRPTRFAASPWAPGTLNGPSVCGLAARAVEIEFGGDEFLPARCTIDLFRAARDIVTSTRVRPVRSGGRIRVVDVEVVQHPEDGDEVVVARGSTVFLRTSSNPPGQRWHRPAETVTFHPPAVAAEDDDLFPRFASDATAGAVGEWGRDMAAHQNAHRKRRWSRAAPIVTGEKPTPFQSAVVSAEAASFVSNWGSAGIGFINCDLTVALSRLPSDGRVGVEADLHIEDDGVSVSTAGLYDADGMFGTALVTAVNNAAAQIDFTTVDISERFREA from the coding sequence ATGACCGATATCGCTTACTTCGAGCCGATCAGCGGAACCGGCGGGGCCGACCGCGGGATCCGGTACCGTCCGACCCGCTTCGCCGCCAGCCCGTGGGCACCCGGGACCCTGAACGGTCCGTCGGTGTGCGGCCTCGCCGCGCGCGCGGTCGAGATCGAGTTCGGCGGGGACGAGTTCCTACCCGCCCGGTGCACCATCGATCTCTTCCGGGCCGCGCGCGACATCGTCACCTCGACACGGGTCCGCCCGGTGCGATCCGGCGGACGCATCCGGGTCGTCGACGTCGAGGTCGTACAGCATCCGGAGGATGGCGACGAGGTCGTCGTCGCCCGCGGTTCCACCGTGTTCCTGCGCACCTCGAGCAACCCGCCCGGGCAACGGTGGCATCGTCCGGCCGAAACGGTCACCTTCCACCCGCCCGCGGTGGCCGCCGAGGACGACGACCTCTTCCCCCGGTTCGCCTCCGACGCCACGGCCGGGGCCGTCGGCGAGTGGGGACGGGACATGGCGGCTCATCAGAACGCGCACCGCAAGCGACGGTGGTCCCGCGCCGCGCCCATCGTGACCGGGGAGAAACCCACGCCGTTTCAGAGCGCGGTCGTCAGCGCCGAGGCCGCGAGCTTCGTCTCGAACTGGGGCAGCGCGGGCATCGGCTTCATCAACTGCGATCTGACCGTCGCGCTGAGCCGTTTGCCGTCGGATGGGCGGGTCGGCGTCGAGGCCGACCTGCACATCGAGGACGACGGCGTCTCGGTGAGCACCGCCGGGCTCTACGATGCCGACGGCATGTTCGGGACCGCCCTCGTGACCGCGGTGAACAATGCGGCCGCACAGATCGACTTCACCACCGTCGACATCTCCGAACGCTTTCGAGAAGCCTGA
- a CDS encoding DUF4185 domain-containing protein, producing MTRRLSRLFLGLVVSVLALALTTTLAASPAHAAPHANGPATIVNRLTGPFAMNDTIGRFNIVGTDLGVMWDNGRGEILTAFGDTQSFNGWSLLYGELFYWRSNVLLRSTDRHLNDGMTFTSHAGRPGHAKRLLKPNVRREVTIIPTAGVAANGKQYMTVMSVKRWDSPGIWTTNWAGLVSSADNGENWRAVNSFRPNGGGNKKFQMGAFLKVGKTIYYYGTPDGRWGGVYLARVDEKDIEKLGKWQYFSYGNWVPNNPDAATPVMGAPTGELSVQWNDYLGKYISLASQDVGVTLRTADKPWGPWTSGEIVAPSVDPYTGYAPYIHPWSKGSTLYFTYSISIGYQVYLMRLPLRRG from the coding sequence ATGACACGGCGCCTCTCACGGCTCTTCCTGGGTCTTGTCGTCTCCGTATTGGCCCTGGCCTTGACGACCACCCTGGCCGCCTCACCCGCGCACGCCGCCCCGCATGCCAACGGTCCGGCGACCATCGTCAACCGGTTGACCGGCCCGTTCGCGATGAACGACACCATCGGGCGGTTCAACATCGTCGGTACCGATCTCGGTGTCATGTGGGACAACGGCCGCGGCGAGATCCTCACCGCGTTCGGTGACACCCAGTCGTTCAACGGGTGGTCCCTGTTGTACGGCGAGCTCTTCTACTGGCGGTCCAACGTCCTGCTCCGCAGCACCGACAGGCATCTGAACGACGGGATGACGTTCACCTCGCATGCCGGCCGCCCCGGCCATGCGAAGCGTCTGCTGAAGCCGAACGTCCGCCGCGAGGTCACGATCATCCCGACCGCGGGGGTGGCCGCCAACGGCAAGCAGTACATGACCGTGATGTCGGTCAAACGTTGGGACTCGCCCGGCATCTGGACCACCAACTGGGCCGGTCTGGTCTCCTCCGCCGACAACGGGGAGAACTGGCGTGCGGTGAATTCGTTCCGTCCCAACGGGGGCGGCAACAAGAAGTTCCAGATGGGCGCCTTCCTCAAGGTCGGCAAGACCATCTATTACTACGGGACGCCCGACGGACGTTGGGGCGGAGTCTATCTCGCCCGCGTCGACGAGAAGGACATCGAGAAGCTCGGGAAGTGGCAGTACTTCTCCTACGGCAATTGGGTACCGAACAACCCCGATGCCGCCACCCCGGTGATGGGCGCGCCGACAGGCGAGCTGTCGGTGCAGTGGAACGACTACCTCGGCAAGTACATCTCACTGGCCAGCCAGGATGTCGGCGTCACCCTGCGCACCGCCGACAAGCCCTGGGGCCCGTGGACTTCCGGCGAGATCGTCGCACCCTCGGTGGACCCGTACACGGGTTACGCACCCTACATCCACCCGTGGTCGAAGGGCAGCACCCTCTACTTCACCTACTCGATCTCCATCGGGTACCAGGTCTACCTGATGCGGCTACCGCTGCGCCGCGGCTGA